Proteins from a genomic interval of Brachyhypopomus gauderio isolate BG-103 unplaced genomic scaffold, BGAUD_0.2 sc54, whole genome shotgun sequence:
- the LOC143488713 gene encoding E3 SUMO-protein ligase ZBED1-like, giving the protein MLERFLEQQPAISATLLSPEVRRNESDLCTLSELDITVAEDVVKALGPLKTATLVMSEKKSPTLSVIAPLHAQLLAEMNNVTHDSTVIKDLKTAAHNNLKSRYVLLKDKLYVASALDPRFKTLPFLTDEARDNTFSRLVTEAASLEPVDASNQQSDGDGAEHIVPVEQEDNCHASFEVNDAPTPPKKPKESSALMSLLGPAYTPKDTLSEKTAADKSWEEVSRYREIKPIPHSENPLTWWRLHAGEYPLLARQAKCHLCIPGTKKFDNL; this is encoded by the exons ATGCTAGAACGCTTTCTGGAGCAGCAGCCGGCGATCTCTGCAACTCTGCTTTCTCCAGAAGTACGCAGGAATGAAAGCGATCTCTGCACGCTGAGCGAGCTTGATATAACTGTCGCAGAGGATGTGGTGAAAGCTCTCGGACCTCTGAAGACAGCCACACTGGTAATGTCGGAGAAAAAGTCTCCAACTTTATCCGTCATTGCGCCTCTACATGCACAGCTGCTTGCAGAGATGAATAATGTGACCCACGACTCCACCGTGATTAAGGACCTCAAGACTGCTGCACACAACAACTTGAAATCAAG GTATGTTCTGCTGAAAGACAAGCTGTATGTCGCATCAGCATTAGATCCTCGTTTCAAGACCCTGCCTTTCTTGACTGATGAGGCCCGTGACAACACATTTTCTAGACTGGTTACTGAAGCTGCTAGTCTGGAGCCTGTGGATGCATCTAAT CAACAATCTGATGGTGACGGAGCAGAGCACATTGTGCCTGTAGAGCAAGAAGACAACTGCCATGCTTCTTTTGAAGTGAATGATGCCCCTACACCACCCAAGAAACCAAAGGAATCTTCTGCATTGATGTCACTCCTTGGACCAGCCTACACCCCAAAGGACACTTTATCAGAGAAAACGGCAGCTGACAAATCATGGGAAGAAGTGAGCCGATACAGGGAAATAAAACCTATTCCACACTCTGAAAATCCACTGACATGGTGGAGGCTGCATGCAGGGGAATATCCCCTTTTGGCCCGCCAAGCCAAATGTCATCTTTGTATCCCTGGGACCA aaaaatttgacaatctctAA